The proteins below are encoded in one region of Amycolatopsis magusensis:
- a CDS encoding glycosyltransferase 87 family protein has product MSTLRLRADVRWWPAAALAGAALAVGVAAWLLGWHLGADSAVYRAGALTMFKGEPLYVREHLTTLPPWVRLPFTYPPAAALLFSPLVLVPPGLVWGVIGALSVLGLAVVVKISRRSATWPVVAGLTVAAFALEPVWKTVFLGQINLILMALIMLDVLVISARGSRWGGVLVGVAAAVKLTPLIFIPHLWLTGRRADALRALGTFAALQALMFAVMPVDAVRYWTEAASDPERIGATHWIFNQSLNGMLGRATEVAPWGMPVALAIGALLAVPAVFLVVRYHRRGEPLAAVLVTAFTALLVSPVSWSHHWVWVVPLLVLLVAERRYWLAAATALPLVGCLIMLVPNGGTTEFGWGPVETVLGNAYVLATAVALVGLAARELRRPRDLE; this is encoded by the coding sequence ATGTCGACGTTACGCCTGCGCGCTGACGTGCGCTGGTGGCCCGCCGCCGCGCTGGCGGGCGCCGCGCTCGCGGTCGGTGTCGCGGCGTGGCTGCTGGGCTGGCACCTCGGGGCCGACAGCGCGGTCTACCGGGCCGGCGCGCTCACCATGTTCAAGGGCGAGCCGCTCTACGTCCGTGAGCACCTGACCACGCTGCCGCCGTGGGTGCGGCTGCCGTTCACCTACCCACCGGCCGCCGCGCTGTTGTTCTCGCCGCTGGTACTGGTGCCGCCGGGCCTGGTGTGGGGCGTGATCGGCGCGCTGTCGGTGCTGGGGCTGGCGGTCGTGGTGAAGATCAGCCGCCGGTCGGCGACCTGGCCTGTCGTGGCCGGGCTGACCGTGGCGGCGTTCGCGCTCGAGCCGGTCTGGAAGACGGTGTTCCTCGGGCAGATCAACCTGATCCTGATGGCGTTGATCATGTTGGACGTGCTGGTCATTTCGGCTCGTGGTTCGCGCTGGGGCGGGGTACTGGTCGGGGTCGCGGCGGCGGTGAAGCTGACCCCGTTGATCTTCATCCCGCACCTCTGGCTCACCGGCAGGCGTGCCGACGCCCTGCGTGCGCTGGGCACGTTCGCGGCCCTGCAGGCGTTGATGTTCGCCGTCATGCCGGTGGACGCGGTGCGGTACTGGACCGAGGCGGCGTCGGACCCCGAGCGGATCGGGGCCACGCACTGGATCTTCAACCAGTCGCTGAACGGCATGCTGGGGCGGGCCACCGAGGTGGCGCCGTGGGGCATGCCGGTGGCGCTGGCGATCGGCGCGCTGCTGGCGGTGCCCGCGGTGTTCCTGGTGGTGCGCTACCACCGGCGCGGGGAGCCGCTGGCCGCGGTGCTGGTGACCGCGTTCACCGCGTTGCTGGTTTCGCCGGTTTCCTGGTCGCACCACTGGGTGTGGGTGGTGCCGCTGCTCGTGCTGCTGGTCGCCGAGCGCCGCTACTGGCTCGCCGCCGCGACGGCGCTGCCGCTGGTCGGCTGCCTGATCATGCTGGTGCCCAACGGCGGCACGACCGAGTTCGGCTGGGGGCCGGTGGAGACCGTGCTCGGCAACGCCTACGTGCTGGCCACCGCGGTCGCACTGGTCGGGCTGGCCGCCCGCGAACTGCGGCGGCCACGGGATTTAGAGTAG
- a CDS encoding 5-(carboxyamino)imidazole ribonucleotide synthase has product MDKRTGLPIVGMVGGGQLARMTHQAAIALGQSLRVLAADENDSAGLVAGQVVLGQHTDLDKLREFASTVDVLTFDHEHVPGEHLQTLTYEGVVVRPGPDALLHAQDKLVMRERLSSTGIPGPAFARVSSVDDVVAFGSAHSWPVVLKAARGGYDGRGVWMLDSAEDAGKLVPELLAAGTPLLVEQKVAMRRELAALVARSPFGQGAAWPVVETVQRDGINTEVLAPAPGLSPERRQQAQDLALRVAADLEVVGVLAVELFETDEGLLVNELAMRPHNSGHWTMDGARTSQFEQHLRAVLDYPLGTTGLLAPVCVMANVLGAPEAPRMGPDERLHHLFARYPDVKVHLYGKGERPGRKLGHVNLLGEDLADLRHRGKLAAHWLSHAEWLDGHEIH; this is encoded by the coding sequence ATGGACAAACGAACCGGACTGCCCATCGTCGGCATGGTGGGCGGGGGCCAGCTGGCCAGGATGACCCACCAGGCGGCGATCGCGCTCGGCCAGTCGCTGCGGGTGCTGGCCGCCGACGAGAACGACTCGGCTGGCCTGGTCGCCGGGCAGGTGGTGCTCGGGCAGCACACCGACCTGGACAAGCTGCGCGAGTTCGCGTCCACTGTGGACGTGCTCACCTTCGACCACGAGCACGTGCCGGGTGAGCACCTGCAGACGCTGACCTACGAGGGCGTGGTGGTCCGGCCTGGGCCCGACGCGCTGCTCCACGCGCAGGACAAGCTGGTGATGCGCGAGCGCCTGTCGTCCACCGGCATCCCCGGGCCCGCCTTCGCCCGGGTGTCCTCAGTGGACGACGTGGTGGCCTTCGGCTCGGCGCACTCCTGGCCGGTGGTGCTCAAGGCCGCGCGCGGTGGTTACGACGGCCGCGGCGTGTGGATGCTCGACTCGGCCGAGGACGCCGGGAAGCTGGTGCCGGAACTGCTCGCCGCCGGTACGCCGTTGCTGGTGGAGCAGAAGGTCGCCATGCGCCGCGAGCTGGCCGCGCTGGTGGCGCGCTCGCCGTTCGGGCAGGGCGCGGCCTGGCCGGTGGTGGAAACCGTGCAGCGCGACGGGATCAACACCGAGGTGCTCGCCCCCGCGCCCGGGTTGAGCCCGGAACGCCGGCAGCAGGCGCAGGACCTGGCCCTGCGTGTCGCCGCCGACCTCGAGGTGGTCGGCGTGCTGGCCGTCGAGCTGTTCGAGACCGACGAGGGGCTGCTGGTCAACGAACTGGCCATGCGCCCGCACAACTCCGGGCACTGGACCATGGACGGCGCGCGGACCTCGCAGTTCGAGCAGCACCTGCGCGCGGTGCTCGACTACCCGCTCGGGACCACCGGGCTGCTCGCGCCCGTGTGCGTGATGGCGAACGTGCTGGGCGCGCCGGAGGCCCCGCGCATGGGGCCGGACGAACGGCTGCACCACCTGTTCGCGCGGTACCCCGACGTCAAGGTGCACCTCTACGGCAAGGGCGAGCGGCCGGGGCGCAAGCTGGGGCACGTCAACCTGCTCGGCGAGGACCTGGCCGACCTGCGGCACCGCGGGAAGCTGGCCGCGCACTGGCTTTCCCACGCCGAGTGGCTCGACGGCCACGAGATCCATTAG
- the purE gene encoding 5-(carboxyamino)imidazole ribonucleotide mutase — translation MSAVVGLIMGSDSDWPVLEAAAKALDEFEVPYEVGVYSAHRTPRRMLDYAESAAERGLKVIIAGAGGAAHLPGMVASATVLPVIGVPVPLKYLDGMDSLLSIVQMPAGIPVATVSVGGARNAGLLAVRVLATHDEKLRERMVRFQADLEQLVLDKDAALRQRLGS, via the coding sequence ATGTCTGCCGTTGTCGGGCTGATCATGGGCAGTGACTCGGATTGGCCGGTGCTCGAAGCCGCCGCCAAGGCGCTCGACGAGTTCGAGGTGCCGTACGAGGTGGGCGTGTACTCCGCCCACCGCACGCCGCGGCGGATGCTGGACTACGCCGAGTCGGCCGCCGAGCGCGGGCTGAAGGTGATCATCGCCGGGGCCGGTGGCGCGGCGCACCTGCCCGGCATGGTGGCCTCGGCCACGGTGCTGCCGGTGATCGGCGTGCCGGTCCCGCTCAAGTACCTCGACGGCATGGACTCGCTGCTGTCCATCGTGCAGATGCCCGCCGGGATCCCGGTGGCCACGGTTTCCGTCGGCGGGGCGCGCAACGCGGGCCTGCTGGCCGTGCGGGTGCTGGCCACGCACGACGAGAAGCTGCGGGAGCGGATGGTCCGGTTCCAGGCCGACCTGGAGCAGCTGGTGCTGGACAAGGACGCGGCACTGCGGCAGCGGCTTGGCTCCTAG
- a CDS encoding acyl-CoA dehydrogenase, with protein sequence MTLLNPRTYEPAHFDAETRRILQATIDWFEARGKAALMADYHAQTWYAEFLEFVAKERVFATLLTPSGDADGNENKRWDTSRVAAMSELLGFYGLNYWYAWQVTILGLGPVWQSQNAAARANAAQVLESGGVLAFGLSEKEHGADIYATDMVLTPDGDGFRATGGKYYIGNGNVAGVVSVFGRRADVEGPEGYVFFTANSAHPNYHLIKNVVPSQMYVSEFRLEDYPVRAEDVLHTGPAAFDAALNTVNVGKFNLGFGAIGICTHALYEAVAHAHGRLLYGNRVTDFPHVRRELVDAYARLTAMKLFADRAIDYFRTAGPEDRRYLLFNPITKMKVTTEGERVIDLLWDVIAAKGFEKDTYFSAASRDIRGLPKLEGTVAVNLALVLKFMPAYLFNPASYDPVPTRQDAADDEFLFRQGPARGLGKIRFHDWREPYSQYADVPNVALFRSQAEAFCTLLAEAAPDETQQKDLDFLLTLGELFTLIVYGQLILEQARIVSLDTNTIDQLFDVFVRDFSRYATELHGRASSTPAQQEWALSQIVKPAASDARSTQIWTTVESLATTYTMRP encoded by the coding sequence ATGACGCTGTTGAACCCGCGCACCTACGAGCCCGCGCACTTCGACGCCGAGACCCGGCGCATCCTGCAGGCCACCATCGACTGGTTCGAAGCGCGTGGCAAGGCGGCGCTGATGGCCGACTACCACGCGCAGACCTGGTACGCGGAGTTCCTGGAGTTCGTCGCCAAGGAGCGCGTGTTCGCCACCCTGCTCACCCCGTCGGGTGACGCGGACGGGAACGAGAACAAGCGCTGGGACACCAGCCGCGTCGCCGCGATGTCCGAGCTGCTCGGGTTCTACGGGTTGAACTACTGGTACGCCTGGCAGGTCACCATCCTCGGCCTCGGCCCGGTGTGGCAGAGCCAGAACGCGGCCGCCCGCGCGAACGCGGCGCAGGTGCTCGAATCCGGCGGGGTGCTCGCTTTCGGACTGTCCGAAAAGGAGCACGGCGCGGACATCTACGCCACCGACATGGTGCTCACCCCGGACGGTGACGGTTTCCGCGCCACCGGCGGCAAGTACTACATCGGCAACGGCAACGTCGCGGGCGTGGTCTCGGTGTTCGGCCGCCGCGCCGACGTCGAAGGTCCCGAGGGGTACGTCTTCTTCACCGCGAACAGCGCGCACCCGAACTACCACCTGATCAAGAACGTGGTGCCCTCGCAGATGTACGTCAGCGAGTTCCGGCTCGAGGACTACCCGGTGCGGGCCGAGGACGTGCTGCACACCGGTCCCGCCGCCTTCGACGCCGCGCTGAACACGGTGAACGTGGGCAAGTTCAACCTCGGCTTCGGCGCGATCGGCATCTGCACGCACGCCCTGTACGAGGCGGTCGCGCACGCGCACGGGCGGCTGCTCTACGGCAACCGCGTGACCGACTTCCCGCACGTGCGGCGGGAACTGGTGGACGCCTACGCCCGGCTGACCGCGATGAAGCTGTTCGCCGACCGCGCGATCGACTACTTCCGCACGGCGGGTCCCGAGGACCGGCGGTACCTGCTGTTCAACCCGATCACCAAGATGAAGGTGACCACCGAGGGCGAGCGGGTGATCGACCTGCTGTGGGACGTCATCGCGGCGAAGGGGTTCGAAAAGGACACCTACTTCTCGGCTGCCTCACGGGACATCCGCGGCCTGCCGAAGCTGGAAGGTACGGTCGCGGTCAACCTGGCGCTGGTGCTGAAGTTCATGCCGGCCTACCTTTTCAACCCGGCTTCGTACGACCCCGTGCCCACGCGCCAGGACGCCGCGGACGACGAGTTCCTCTTCCGCCAGGGCCCGGCGCGGGGCCTCGGCAAGATCCGCTTCCACGACTGGCGCGAGCCCTACTCGCAGTACGCGGACGTGCCGAACGTGGCCCTCTTCCGCTCGCAGGCCGAAGCCTTCTGCACGCTCTTGGCCGAGGCCGCCCCGGACGAGACGCAGCAGAAGGACCTGGACTTCCTGCTCACCCTGGGCGAGCTGTTCACGCTGATCGTCTACGGGCAGCTGATCCTGGAGCAGGCGCGGATCGTCTCGCTGGACACGAACACCATCGACCAGCTCTTCGACGTCTTCGTCCGGGACTTCTCGCGGTACGCCACCGAACTACACGGCCGGGCCTCGTCCACGCCCGCCCAACAGGAATGGGCGCTGTCGCAAATCGTGAAGCCGGCCGCCTCCGACGCCCGCTCCACCCAAATCTGGACCACCGTCGAATCCCTGGCCACCACCTACACCATGCGCCCCTAA
- a CDS encoding class I adenylate-forming enzyme family protein has product MSITSPPGLPRSLHYPEVPVGSILAGSAARYGGRTAFRQGGAQLSHEQLWRSACRFANALGAHGVGPGDVVAIHLPNCLSYPIAYYGTLLAGATCTPANPLLPPDDLAAQLSDSGAVVAVTCGAASGLLTSVLDRTEVRVVLVANPIGELPPGAVEFSAFYREANDHRPDVTFDVRETVAHLAYTGGTTGRSKGVRLPHHHVVVNTVQYSSWSHGAVPALNADGDLVLDQVGAAEEWPVRLGTGVTINLTPWFHAMGIIAALNAAVLTGYSVVLHDRLDPAAYLADAERLRVTMMGGAPALFAALLAAPDFQTRDLTSVRLVTSGAAPLPVSTLKTLRERLPHAVVAEGYGLTEVTMGAAAAPAFRSGVRKPGTVGVPLADTEVKIVAAEGGEEPLPTGSRGEVCLRGPQVMAGYHNRPEETADVLRDGWLHTGDIGTLDEDGYLSLVDRKKDLLLYKGYNVYPRELEELLAAQPAVAVAAVVGRPDEAVGELPVAFVVRAAGHADATEADLMATVNGLVLPYKRLRELHFVEKLPVSGAGKILKRKLREQL; this is encoded by the coding sequence ATGTCGATCACCTCGCCGCCGGGTCTCCCGCGCTCACTGCACTACCCCGAGGTTCCCGTCGGCTCGATACTCGCCGGCTCGGCCGCCCGCTACGGCGGTCGCACCGCCTTCCGCCAGGGCGGCGCCCAGCTCAGCCACGAGCAACTCTGGCGCTCGGCCTGCCGCTTCGCCAACGCGCTCGGCGCGCACGGCGTCGGGCCGGGTGACGTGGTCGCCATCCACCTGCCGAACTGCCTGTCCTACCCGATCGCGTACTACGGGACGCTGCTCGCGGGTGCCACGTGCACCCCGGCGAACCCGCTGCTGCCGCCGGACGACCTGGCCGCCCAACTCTCCGACAGTGGCGCCGTGGTGGCTGTGACCTGCGGCGCAGCGTCCGGGTTGCTCACCAGCGTGCTCGACCGCACCGAGGTGCGCGTCGTGCTGGTGGCCAACCCCATCGGCGAGCTGCCGCCGGGCGCGGTCGAGTTCAGCGCCTTCTACCGGGAGGCCAACGACCACCGCCCGGACGTGACCTTCGACGTCCGCGAGACCGTCGCGCACCTGGCCTACACCGGCGGCACCACCGGGCGCTCCAAGGGCGTGCGACTGCCGCACCACCACGTGGTGGTGAACACGGTGCAGTACAGCTCGTGGTCCCACGGGGCCGTGCCCGCGCTCAACGCCGACGGCGATCTGGTGCTCGACCAGGTCGGCGCCGCGGAGGAGTGGCCGGTGCGGCTGGGCACCGGGGTGACCATCAATTTGACGCCGTGGTTCCACGCCATGGGAATCATCGCGGCGCTGAACGCGGCGGTGCTCACCGGCTACAGCGTGGTCCTGCACGACCGGCTCGACCCGGCCGCCTACCTCGCCGACGCCGAGCGCCTGCGGGTCACGATGATGGGTGGCGCGCCCGCGTTGTTCGCCGCGCTGCTGGCCGCGCCGGACTTCCAGACGCGTGACCTGACGTCGGTGCGACTGGTCACCTCGGGGGCCGCGCCGCTGCCGGTCTCGACGTTGAAGACCCTGCGGGAACGGCTGCCGCACGCGGTGGTCGCCGAGGGGTACGGGCTGACCGAGGTGACCATGGGCGCGGCCGCGGCGCCGGCGTTCCGGTCGGGGGTGCGGAAGCCGGGCACGGTCGGGGTGCCGCTGGCCGACACGGAGGTGAAGATCGTCGCCGCGGAGGGCGGGGAGGAGCCGCTGCCGACGGGTTCGCGCGGGGAGGTGTGCCTGCGCGGGCCGCAGGTGATGGCGGGCTACCACAACCGGCCAGAGGAAACCGCCGACGTACTGCGGGACGGTTGGCTGCACACCGGGGACATCGGCACCCTGGACGAGGACGGCTATCTGTCCCTTGTGGACCGTAAGAAGGATCTGCTGCTCTACAAGGGGTACAACGTCTATCCGCGGGAACTGGAAGAGCTGCTCGCCGCACAACCGGCCGTCGCTGTCGCCGCTGTGGTGGGGCGGCCGGATGAAGCCGTCGGGGAACTTCCGGTCGCCTTCGTCGTACGCGCGGCGGGGCACGCCGATGCCACCGAAGCCGACCTGATGGCGACGGTGAACGGACTGGTGCTGCCGTACAAACGGTTGCGGGAGCTGCACTTCGTGGAGAAGCTGCCGGTCTCGGGAGCGGGGAAGATCCTGAAGCGGAAGCTGCGGGAGCAGCTGTGA
- a CDS encoding acyl-CoA dehydrogenase family protein: MYRLAEEHEELRAAVRALAEKEIAPHAADVDENERYPVEAAAALVRSGFNAVHIPEEYEGQGADAIAACIVIEEIARVDASASLIPAVNKLGTQPILLSASEQLKKNVLPSIASGDASASYALSEREAGSDTASMRTRARLEGDTWVLNGTKAWITNAGESTWYTVMAVTDPEAEKKASGISAFVVHKDDPGFSVGPKERKLGIKGSPTREIYFENCTIPEDRIIGEPGTGLKTALRTLDHTRPTIGAQALGIAQGALDATLDYVKDRRQFGKSIADFQGVQFMLADMGTKIEAARHLVYASAAASERGDARAGFMASAAKAYASDIAMSVTTDAVQLFGGAGYTRDFPVERMMRDAKITQIYEGTNQIQRMVMARALLKG; the protein is encoded by the coding sequence CTGTACCGGCTCGCAGAGGAACACGAGGAGCTGCGTGCCGCCGTGCGGGCGCTCGCGGAGAAGGAGATCGCGCCGCACGCGGCCGATGTCGACGAGAACGAGCGGTACCCCGTCGAGGCCGCCGCGGCGCTGGTGCGCTCCGGGTTCAACGCGGTGCACATCCCCGAGGAGTACGAGGGCCAGGGCGCCGACGCGATCGCCGCGTGCATCGTGATCGAGGAGATCGCCAGGGTCGACGCGTCGGCCTCGCTGATCCCCGCGGTGAACAAGCTGGGCACGCAGCCGATCCTGCTGTCGGCCTCGGAGCAGCTGAAGAAGAACGTACTGCCGTCGATCGCCTCCGGGGACGCTTCGGCGTCGTACGCGCTGTCCGAGCGCGAGGCGGGTTCGGACACCGCCTCGATGCGCACGCGCGCCCGGCTGGAGGGTGACACCTGGGTGCTCAACGGCACCAAGGCGTGGATCACCAACGCCGGCGAATCGACCTGGTACACCGTGATGGCGGTGACCGACCCCGAGGCGGAGAAGAAGGCGAGCGGCATTTCCGCGTTCGTCGTGCACAAGGACGACCCCGGTTTTTCGGTCGGGCCGAAGGAACGCAAACTCGGTATCAAGGGCTCGCCCACGCGGGAGATCTACTTCGAGAACTGCACCATTCCCGAGGACCGCATCATCGGCGAGCCGGGCACGGGCCTGAAGACCGCGCTGCGCACGCTCGACCACACGCGCCCGACCATCGGCGCGCAGGCGCTGGGCATCGCGCAGGGCGCCCTCGACGCGACGCTTGATTACGTGAAGGACCGGCGGCAGTTCGGGAAGTCGATCGCGGACTTCCAGGGCGTGCAGTTCATGCTGGCGGACATGGGCACCAAGATCGAAGCCGCCCGCCACCTGGTCTACGCCTCGGCCGCGGCTTCGGAACGTGGAGACGCACGGGCGGGATTCATGGCCAGCGCGGCGAAGGCTTATGCGTCGGACATCGCCATGTCGGTGACCACGGACGCGGTCCAACTGTTCGGCGGGGCTGGGTACACGCGTGACTTCCCGGTTGAGCGGATGATGCGGGACGCGAAGATCACGCAGATCTATGAGGGTACGAACCAGATTCAGCGGATGGTTATGGCTCGGGCTTTGTTGAAGGGGTAG
- a CDS encoding helix-turn-helix domain-containing protein, with translation MARRFRPHSDQLARTILEEIQRAVPEYAQPLEGQFGKVITVGIERAVLNCIDSIEGRGIAEQKWDELFRAIGRRVYNDGRSLDSLQSAYRVGGRAAWRYISAFGQKLRLPVSIMCVSAEAIFAFVDEISAYSVEGYTMAQARAAGTLERRRQRLLERILTTPPSSGQTIAAMAAAAEWPVPESVTLVALEACIDRPHTPALHSDVLLDLEGTQPYLLTPDPARDLPILKSELDGWRAASGPHVPLAEAATSLHWARRTLDLVHRDILPDAPITSSGDHLAKLLLLTDEFLLRQLSTRALAPLSGLTPKQQVRLGGTLLAWLEYRGSTPEVAEALDIHPQTVRYRLNQLVELFGDRLNNPESRFEMQLSLEAHRLLNTTPLDVP, from the coding sequence GTGGCGAGACGGTTCCGGCCGCACTCGGACCAGTTGGCCAGGACCATCCTCGAAGAGATCCAGCGGGCCGTGCCCGAGTACGCGCAGCCGCTGGAGGGCCAGTTCGGCAAGGTGATCACCGTCGGTATCGAGCGGGCGGTGCTCAACTGCATCGACAGCATCGAGGGCCGCGGCATCGCCGAGCAGAAGTGGGACGAACTGTTCCGCGCGATCGGCCGCCGGGTGTACAACGACGGGCGCAGCCTGGACTCGCTGCAGTCGGCCTACCGCGTCGGCGGACGGGCGGCGTGGCGCTACATCTCCGCCTTCGGCCAGAAGCTGCGGTTGCCGGTCTCGATCATGTGCGTCAGCGCGGAGGCCATTTTCGCTTTCGTGGACGAGATTTCGGCCTACTCGGTCGAGGGCTACACCATGGCGCAGGCCCGCGCCGCCGGCACACTCGAGCGACGGCGGCAGCGCCTGCTGGAGCGCATCCTCACCACGCCACCGTCTTCCGGGCAAACCATCGCCGCCATGGCCGCCGCCGCGGAGTGGCCGGTCCCCGAGTCGGTGACGCTGGTGGCACTGGAAGCGTGCATCGACCGGCCGCACACCCCGGCTCTCCACTCCGATGTCCTGCTGGATCTCGAAGGCACGCAGCCATACCTGCTCACCCCGGACCCCGCACGCGACCTGCCGATCCTGAAGTCCGAATTGGACGGCTGGCGCGCCGCCTCCGGCCCGCACGTGCCGCTGGCGGAAGCCGCCACCTCCCTGCACTGGGCCCGGCGGACCCTGGACCTGGTCCACCGCGACATCCTGCCCGACGCCCCCATCACCAGCAGCGGCGACCACCTGGCGAAACTCCTGCTCCTGACCGACGAATTCCTGCTGCGACAACTCAGCACCCGAGCCCTGGCACCGCTTTCGGGCCTGACGCCGAAACAACAAGTCCGCCTGGGCGGCACACTGCTGGCCTGGCTCGAGTACCGCGGCAGCACCCCGGAAGTCGCTGAAGCACTGGACATCCACCCGCAAACGGTCAGATACCGGCTGAACCAACTGGTGGAACTGTTCGGGGACCGCTTGAACAACCCGGAGTCACGCTTCGAAATGCAACTCTCCCTGGAAGCACACCGACTCCTGAACACCACCCCACTAGACGTTCCCTAA
- a CDS encoding alpha/beta fold hydrolase, with amino-acid sequence MIRRAKWVVCQLLVVVLLGSGAAAAAGGDGFTTRFVTVPAADGVGLGAMVLEPRTPGPHPVAVLISAWGGGATQNVIPAKNLADRGYLVVAYGARGFGESGGAVEVAGAADIADVSTVIDWALANTAADPARVGVGGVSYGAGIGLIAAGADARIRAVASLSGWADLAESLSQNETRHGLAGLVLYLSGKANGTLSAETEKMLTKFLTPHLSDADSEAIIEWSKPRSAVSHLNRINAHRPAVLTIQTWSETVFPPDQMVSLYQSLSGPKRAEFVPGDHASSESGGLLGLPSETWDSVYRWFDAHVAGTDDSITRENPIVTRARPGTQEPETHPDWASAVGEPSRWELPPAEFTLGRDTPANGGVPLATYSLEALTGDPPTAFLPLVSKRDAAIWQQAPRTTPTHIRGALQARFTVTPPARTGTVVAYVYDVDQFGVGRLINYLPYSWKDAEPGRPLRIDLAFAPTAYTVPAGHRVALVTDSKDPLFLDWNLEEGELAFSGPSWLDIPTKGSQG; translated from the coding sequence ATGATCCGCCGGGCGAAATGGGTGGTTTGCCAGTTGCTCGTGGTGGTGCTGCTGGGCAGTGGGGCAGCGGCCGCCGCGGGCGGGGACGGGTTCACCACCCGGTTCGTCACCGTGCCCGCGGCCGACGGCGTGGGGCTGGGCGCCATGGTGCTCGAACCCCGGACCCCCGGGCCGCACCCGGTGGCGGTGTTGATCAGCGCGTGGGGCGGCGGTGCCACGCAGAACGTCATCCCGGCCAAGAACCTCGCCGACCGCGGTTACCTGGTGGTGGCCTACGGCGCCAGGGGATTCGGGGAATCCGGTGGCGCGGTCGAGGTCGCCGGGGCCGCCGACATCGCGGACGTGTCCACGGTCATCGACTGGGCGCTGGCGAACACCGCCGCCGACCCGGCGCGCGTCGGGGTCGGCGGGGTGTCCTACGGCGCCGGGATCGGCCTGATCGCCGCCGGGGCCGACGCCCGGATCCGGGCCGTGGCCTCGCTCAGCGGCTGGGCGGACCTGGCCGAGTCGCTGTCGCAGAACGAGACGCGGCACGGCCTGGCCGGACTGGTGCTCTACCTGTCCGGAAAGGCGAACGGGACGCTCAGCGCGGAAACCGAGAAGATGCTGACGAAATTCCTCACGCCGCACCTCTCCGACGCCGATTCCGAAGCCATCATCGAATGGTCGAAACCGAGATCGGCGGTCAGTCACCTGAACCGGATCAATGCCCATCGCCCGGCCGTGCTCACCATTCAGACCTGGAGTGAAACGGTATTCCCGCCGGATCAGATGGTATCGCTCTACCAGTCGCTGAGCGGCCCGAAACGAGCCGAATTCGTGCCGGGCGATCACGCTTCCAGCGAATCCGGCGGACTGCTCGGGCTGCCCAGTGAGACCTGGGACTCGGTGTACCGCTGGTTCGACGCCCACGTCGCGGGCACCGACGACAGCATCACCCGCGAGAACCCCATCGTCACCCGCGCCCGCCCCGGCACGCAGGAGCCCGAGACCCACCCCGACTGGGCCTCGGCGGTCGGCGAACCGTCCAGGTGGGAGCTGCCGCCGGCGGAGTTCACCCTCGGCCGTGACACCCCGGCCAACGGCGGGGTGCCGCTGGCCACCTACAGCCTCGAAGCCCTGACCGGTGACCCGCCGACCGCCTTCCTGCCGCTGGTGAGCAAGCGGGACGCGGCGATCTGGCAGCAGGCACCCAGGACCACGCCGACGCACATCCGCGGCGCGCTCCAGGCGCGGTTCACCGTCACGCCGCCCGCGCGGACCGGGACCGTGGTCGCCTACGTGTACGACGTGGACCAGTTCGGCGTCGGCAGGCTGATCAACTACCTGCCCTACAGCTGGAAGGACGCCGAACCCGGCCGTCCACTGAGGATCGACCTGGCGTTCGCCCCGACCGCCTACACCGTGCCCGCCGGGCACCGCGTGGCTCTGGTCACCGACTCGAAGGACCCGCTCTTCCTGGACTGGAACCTCGAAGAGGGCGAACTCGCCTTCTCCGGTCCCTCCTGGCTCGACATTCCGACGAAGGGATCGCAGGGATGA